A region of Diceros bicornis minor isolate mBicDic1 chromosome 31, mDicBic1.mat.cur, whole genome shotgun sequence DNA encodes the following proteins:
- the LOC131395432 gene encoding olfactory receptor 4A47-like, translating into MDPRNNVTYFVLLGLTQNPKEQKVLFVLFFLFYLLTMVGNMLIVVTVTVSKTLESPMYFFLASLSFIDVFYSSSISPRLISDLFFGENIISFQHCMIQLFTEHFFAGSEVFLLLVMAYDRYVAICKPLHYLVIMRQWVCIVLLVVCWVGGFLHSVIQLSTIYGLPFCGPNVIDHFMCDMYQLLKLICTDTYVIGILVGSSGGMICTVVFLLLLVSYGVILHSLKNLSQEGRWKALQTCGSHITVVVFFFVPCIFMYARPAKTFPIDKSLSVFYTVITPMLNPLIYTLRNSEMTNTMKKLWRKKVISSSKELWHSP; encoded by the coding sequence ATGGATCCAAGGAACAATGTGACTTACTTTGTCCTCTTGGGCCTCACACAGAATCCAAAGGAGCAGAAAgtcctttttgttctgttttttctcttctacCTTTTGACCATGGTAGGCAATATGCTCATTGTTGTGACTGTGACTGTCAGTAAGACCCTGGAGTCCCCGATGTACTTCTTTCTTGCTAGCCTATCATTTATAGATGTCTTTTATTCCTCTTCCATTTCCCCGAGATTGATTTCAGACTTGTTTTTTGGGGAAAATATTATATCCTTCCAACATTGTATGATCCAGCTTTTTACAGAGCACTTTTTTGCTGGATCAGAGGTCTTTCTTCTGTtggtgatggcctatgaccgctatgtggccatctgtaagcccTTACATTATTTGGTCATCATGAGGCAATGGGTGTGTATTGTGCTGCTAGTAGTCTGTTGGGTTGGAGGTTTTCTGCACTCAGTAATTCAACTTTCCACTATTTATGGGCTCCCATTCTGTGGCCCCAATGTCATTGATCACTTTATGTGTGACATGTACCAATTATTGAAACTCATCTGTACTGACACCTATGTCATTGGCATCTTAGTGGGATCCAGTGGAGGAATGATCTGCACTGTTGTGTTTCTGCTCTTACTTGTCTCGTATGGTGTCATCTTGCACTCTCTAAAGAACCTTAGTCAGGAAGGGAGGTGGAAAGCCCTCCAGACCTGTGGTTCCCACATCACTGTGGTGGTCTTCTTCTTTGTTCCGTGTATTTTCATGTATGCAAGACCTGCAAAGACCTTCCCCATTGACAAATCATTGAGTGTATTTTATACAGTTATAACTCCCATGCTGAACCCATTAATCTACACTCTGAGAAATTCAGAGATGACAAATACTATGAAGAAACTCTGGAGAAAAAAAGTCATATCTAGTAGTAAAGAACTTTGGCATTCACCATGA